Proteins encoded by one window of Fischerella sp. PCC 9605:
- a CDS encoding ArsR/SmtB family transcription factor: MKLSKPVVSCCSPLLAGRLTPDEAINLAAIFRVLGEPARLQMLSLIAAQPSREVCACELAEPLGLSQPTVSHHLKVLYEAGLLEKERRGTWIYYRILPEKLALLRGALS, translated from the coding sequence ATGAAGTTATCTAAACCTGTCGTATCTTGTTGCTCTCCTTTGCTTGCTGGTCGTCTTACACCTGATGAGGCGATAAATCTAGCTGCAATTTTTCGTGTGTTAGGCGAACCTGCGCGGTTACAAATGCTGAGTTTGATTGCAGCACAGCCGAGTAGAGAGGTTTGTGCTTGTGAATTAGCAGAACCTTTGGGACTTTCGCAACCAACAGTAAGTCATCATCTTAAAGTCTTGTACGAAGCGGGTTTACTGGAAAAAGAACGACGCGGGACTTGGATCTACTATCGGATTTTGCCGGAGAAGTTAGCACTGTTGCGCGGGGCACTTTCCTAA